The following are from one region of the Amylibacter sp. IMCC11727 genome:
- a CDS encoding MFS transporter — protein MGRAWPVLIILGFCQFCASWGSLALIAVQIEMRAGLNVTASSIAALVWAFSFSLALGAPLAQAIIGHWQRRAVLLASLMLMTIGAIALGLSQNWEQAMIARITMAIGAASVMPTASVIAASIVTEDQRPAAMSIVFGGLTASLVIAMPISSAVAEAAGWRAAWYTAGAATFVAALGVVFGIRSDVRGTRASLSSMLSVLSTPATGITIATTACLIFGGFLTYSMIAFWFVEVGNAPRPALTLALFISGVASMLGNAFSSHIVRLFGREGTIVAGLGFTALCFSILWLIPHVYVLSYPTFVLFGVGWAMCLAPLQARLMEKAGPLAQVALALNASAFFGGQGLGAMGGGIVYSTLGPAMLPMISLVILLFTTGLFALSRRL, from the coding sequence ATGGGCCGCGCGTGGCCAGTCCTCATCATCCTTGGCTTTTGCCAGTTCTGCGCCAGCTGGGGCTCCCTTGCGCTGATTGCGGTGCAAATCGAAATGCGCGCAGGGTTGAACGTCACCGCTTCGAGTATCGCCGCCCTCGTCTGGGCCTTTTCCTTCTCGCTCGCCCTTGGCGCACCTTTGGCCCAAGCCATCATAGGCCATTGGCAACGCCGCGCGGTTCTGCTCGCATCTTTGATGCTAATGACCATCGGAGCAATCGCTTTGGGGCTATCGCAAAACTGGGAACAGGCCATGATCGCCCGCATCACCATGGCCATCGGTGCAGCCTCTGTCATGCCCACCGCTTCCGTGATCGCCGCCTCTATCGTGACCGAAGATCAACGCCCCGCCGCCATGTCCATTGTCTTTGGCGGGCTCACAGCATCGCTCGTAATTGCCATGCCCATTTCCAGCGCCGTGGCCGAGGCCGCAGGCTGGCGTGCGGCGTGGTACACCGCAGGGGCGGCCACCTTTGTTGCCGCGCTTGGGGTTGTGTTTGGCATCCGCAGCGATGTGCGGGGCACCCGCGCCTCCCTCTCCTCCATGCTCAGCGTGCTATCAACACCCGCCACAGGCATCACCATTGCCACAACCGCCTGTCTGATCTTCGGCGGCTTTCTCACCTATTCCATGATCGCCTTCTGGTTTGTTGAAGTGGGCAATGCCCCCCGCCCCGCCCTCACCCTTGCGCTGTTTATCTCTGGCGTGGCCTCCATGCTCGGCAACGCCTTTTCATCCCATATCGTGCGCCTGTTTGGCCGCGAAGGCACCATCGTCGCAGGCCTAGGCTTTACCGCCCTGTGCTTTTCTATCCTCTGGCTAATCCCACATGTTTATGTCCTGTCCTACCCAACGTTTGTCCTGTTCGGCGTGGGTTGGGCCATGTGCCTTGCCCCCTTACAGGCCCGCTTAATGGAAAAAGCAGGCCCCTTGGCCCAAGTGGCCCTCGCGCTCAACGCCTCTGCATTCTTTGGCGGCCAAGGCCTCGGCGCGATGGGCGGGGGTATCGTTTATTCAACCCTTGGCCCTGCCATGCTCCCCATGATCTCGCTGGTCATCCTGCTGTTCACCACAGGCCTCTTTGCCCTGTCACGCAGGCTGTGA
- a CDS encoding alpha/beta hydrolase translates to MDYSTKIDAETWDFITKTGEYYPPETISYTVDQQREIYDRMCRAFFQGYPDGVTASDHLIGAIPTRHYTRGDARATVMYFHGGGFVVGGLDSHDDVCAEICDRTGLNVVSVDYRMAPEHLHPAMHDDCLAATKHILATTDTPILLAGDSAGGNLAATVAAKLRTDPRLIGQVLIYGGFGGDLNAGTFIEHANAPLLTRDEILFYEGIRYQGGQRPENDPTATPLQDTDFSGLPPSVIISAECDPITDGSRLYHEAIQAAGGTSVWINEIGLVHGYLRARTTVKRAADSFDRIITALSALSKNEWPY, encoded by the coding sequence ATGGATTACAGCACAAAAATCGACGCCGAAACTTGGGATTTCATCACTAAAACAGGTGAATATTATCCCCCTGAAACCATCAGCTATACCGTTGATCAGCAACGGGAAATCTATGATCGCATGTGCCGCGCTTTCTTTCAGGGCTATCCCGATGGCGTCACCGCATCCGACCACTTGATCGGAGCCATTCCAACCCGCCACTACACACGCGGCGATGCGCGCGCGACAGTGATGTATTTTCACGGCGGCGGCTTTGTGGTCGGCGGGCTCGATTCCCACGATGATGTCTGCGCCGAAATTTGCGACCGCACGGGCCTGAACGTGGTGTCCGTTGATTATCGCATGGCCCCAGAGCACCTTCACCCTGCCATGCACGACGATTGCTTGGCCGCGACCAAACACATCCTTGCCACAACAGACACCCCAATCCTGCTTGCAGGGGACAGCGCAGGGGGCAACCTCGCCGCCACGGTGGCCGCCAAATTGCGCACCGATCCGCGCCTTATCGGCCAAGTTCTAATCTACGGCGGGTTTGGCGGAGACCTAAACGCAGGCACATTTATCGAACACGCCAACGCGCCCTTGCTCACCCGCGATGAAATCCTGTTCTACGAAGGCATTCGCTATCAAGGGGGCCAACGCCCCGAAAACGACCCCACCGCCACACCGCTCCAAGACACGGATTTCTCTGGCCTACCGCCCAGCGTCATAATCTCTGCCGAATGTGACCCGATCACCGATGGCTCCCGCCTTTATCACGAAGCCATTCAAGCGGCAGGTGGAACATCCGTCTGGATCAACGAAATCGGCCTCGTTCACGGCTACTTGCGTGCCCGCACCACCGTCAAACGCGCGGCCGATAGCTTTGATCGCATCATCACGGCCTTGTCCGCCCTTTCCAAAAACGAATGGCCCTACTAA
- a CDS encoding NAD(P)-binding protein, whose amino-acid sequence MRDPRYDILFEPVKIGPHTTRNRFYQVPHCTGMGYRHPNAEAAHRGVKAEGGWGVVSTQETEIHPTSDLSPANEARLWSDADIPALRLMTEAVHKHGSLAAVQLAHNGSHAPNIYSREHAIAPSPAAVDWGGPLQARAMDLTDIKNLRQWYVDAAKRAQIAGFDIVYAYAGHDMTILQHFLLSRHNHRTDQYGGSFENRLRLFREVVYDLKDAVGDTCAIAIRFAVEELMGSDGIEHQNEGRDVIEALAEEPDLWDVNLSDWTNDSQTSRFAKEGFQEPYTAFVKSVTTKPVVGVGRYTSPDTMVRLIKSGHLDLIGAARPSIADPHLPLKIEQGRINDIRECIGCNICTAGDNTNVPMRCTQNPTVGEEWRRGWHPERVNPIETSQHLIIGGGPAGLEAARALTQRGAEVTLSEARETLGGRVTLESQLPGLAEWARVRDWRIGQLNDKPNAQLYTQSPLTADDILEYGIPNVALATGATWRTDGVGRTHKRPLPFLDTPNVIGPDTLMANGASALPKGPIAIFDDDTFYLGSVLAELAANAGHEVLFITPSPIVAPYSDNTLEQDRIQCRLIDLGVKILPLQKLANLTADTLTTACTYSGTETKHPCTALIPVTMRLPVDTLWHDLQARKADWPDAGLKSVTRIGDCYTPGLIALATQSGYKYAVEFGETVREPKREVFVGGAFFAKLTSLTPQIRKNR is encoded by the coding sequence ATGCGCGATCCTCGCTACGACATCCTGTTTGAACCCGTAAAAATCGGCCCACACACCACCCGCAATCGCTTTTACCAAGTGCCCCATTGCACAGGCATGGGGTATCGCCACCCCAACGCCGAAGCCGCCCATCGCGGGGTTAAGGCCGAAGGCGGCTGGGGTGTCGTGTCCACGCAAGAAACAGAAATCCACCCCACGTCCGATCTGTCCCCCGCAAACGAAGCGCGTCTTTGGTCCGATGCCGACATCCCCGCGCTGCGCCTTATGACAGAAGCTGTGCATAAACACGGCTCTCTTGCGGCTGTTCAGCTGGCGCACAACGGCTCACACGCGCCCAATATCTATTCGCGTGAACACGCCATCGCGCCCTCTCCCGCTGCTGTCGATTGGGGTGGCCCGTTGCAGGCCCGCGCCATGGACCTCACAGACATTAAAAACCTGCGCCAGTGGTACGTGGACGCCGCCAAACGCGCCCAAATCGCTGGGTTCGATATCGTCTACGCCTACGCAGGCCACGATATGACGATCCTGCAGCACTTCCTTCTGTCCCGCCACAACCACCGCACTGATCAATACGGCGGCTCTTTCGAAAACCGCCTCCGCCTGTTCCGCGAAGTGGTCTATGATCTGAAAGACGCCGTAGGCGACACCTGCGCCATTGCCATCCGTTTCGCCGTCGAAGAATTGATGGGATCAGACGGCATTGAACACCAAAACGAAGGCCGCGACGTGATCGAAGCCCTCGCCGAAGAACCCGATCTCTGGGATGTGAACCTGTCCGATTGGACAAACGACAGCCAAACCTCCCGCTTTGCCAAAGAAGGGTTTCAAGAGCCCTACACCGCGTTTGTGAAATCCGTCACCACCAAACCCGTGGTCGGGGTTGGGCGCTACACCTCGCCCGACACAATGGTCCGCCTCATCAAATCGGGCCACCTAGACCTCATTGGCGCGGCGCGGCCTTCTATCGCCGATCCCCACCTGCCTCTCAAAATCGAACAGGGCCGCATCAACGACATCCGCGAATGTATCGGCTGCAACATCTGCACCGCAGGGGACAACACCAACGTCCCCATGCGCTGCACGCAAAACCCCACAGTGGGCGAAGAATGGCGGCGCGGCTGGCATCCCGAACGTGTAAACCCCATCGAAACCAGCCAACACCTCATCATCGGCGGAGGCCCCGCAGGGCTCGAAGCCGCCCGTGCCCTCACCCAACGCGGTGCAGAGGTCACCCTGTCCGAAGCCCGCGAAACCCTCGGCGGCCGAGTCACCCTTGAAAGCCAACTCCCCGGCCTCGCCGAATGGGCCCGCGTGCGCGATTGGCGCATTGGCCAGTTGAACGATAAACCCAACGCGCAACTCTATACCCAATCTCCGCTTACAGCCGACGATATCTTGGAATACGGCATCCCCAATGTGGCGCTGGCCACTGGGGCCACATGGCGCACCGACGGCGTGGGCCGCACCCACAAACGCCCGTTGCCCTTTCTTGACACGCCCAATGTGATCGGCCCCGACACCCTCATGGCCAATGGCGCATCCGCCCTCCCCAAAGGCCCCATCGCCATCTTCGACGATGACACATTCTACCTCGGCTCCGTGCTCGCCGAACTGGCAGCCAATGCAGGCCACGAAGTCCTTTTCATCACCCCCAGCCCAATCGTCGCCCCCTATTCGGACAACACGCTTGAACAAGACCGCATCCAATGCCGCCTCATCGACCTCGGCGTGAAAATCCTACCCCTGCAAAAACTCGCCAATCTCACCGCAGACACACTCACCACCGCCTGCACCTATTCAGGCACGGAAACAAAACACCCCTGCACCGCCCTCATCCCCGTCACCATGCGCCTGCCCGTTGATACGCTCTGGCACGATCTACAGGCCCGCAAAGCCGACTGGCCCGACGCAGGCCTGAAATCTGTCACCCGCATCGGCGATTGCTACACCCCAGGCCTTATCGCACTGGCCACCCAATCAGGCTACAAATACGCGGTAGAGTTTGGGGAAACAGTGAGGGAGCCAAAACGAGAGGTGTTTGTCGGTGGTGCTTTTTTCGCTAAACTAACAAGCCTCACCCCCCAGATACGGAAGAACCGATGA
- a CDS encoding alkaline phosphatase family protein, with translation MKRKVLLIILDGVPWRNWGRLFGNLEGHVDAGNARKWKMRSVLPSISASCYASIHTGVVPAEHGCTGNGNVFRLSHPDVFSEVRKAGGVTGAVAHSFWSEFFNRHPFDNVRDVEYDEPESETINHGRFHTMTGYGPANQMTPCDLDLFGSLTNLALRFDLDYGMLHTCTLDSMGHRFQHESHEMDVACFIMDEMLAPFIPKWREAGYDVIVTADHGQDERGHHGGRSELQQEFALYYFGDAEGPASDTVLEQVQLAPTMLSLMGVDVPDTMKGGVFLG, from the coding sequence ATGAAACGTAAGGTTTTGCTGATCATTCTGGACGGTGTGCCCTGGCGCAATTGGGGGCGGTTGTTTGGCAATCTGGAAGGCCATGTGGATGCGGGCAATGCGCGTAAGTGGAAAATGCGCAGCGTGCTGCCGTCGATTTCGGCCAGTTGTTATGCGTCGATCCACACAGGTGTTGTGCCAGCGGAACACGGGTGTACAGGCAACGGGAATGTGTTCCGTCTGAGCCATCCTGATGTGTTTTCTGAAGTGCGCAAAGCGGGCGGCGTGACGGGGGCGGTGGCCCATTCGTTTTGGTCAGAGTTTTTCAACCGCCATCCGTTCGATAACGTGCGGGATGTGGAATATGACGAGCCTGAGAGCGAAACGATCAATCACGGCAGGTTTCACACAATGACGGGATATGGCCCTGCCAATCAGATGACGCCCTGTGATTTAGATTTGTTTGGATCGTTGACCAATTTGGCGCTGCGGTTTGATCTGGATTATGGGATGCTGCACACGTGTACGCTCGACAGTATGGGGCATCGGTTTCAGCATGAAAGCCATGAGATGGATGTGGCGTGTTTCATCATGGATGAGATGCTGGCGCCGTTCATTCCGAAGTGGCGTGAGGCGGGGTATGACGTGATTGTCACCGCCGATCATGGGCAGGATGAACGTGGGCATCATGGGGGGCGGAGCGAGTTGCAGCAGGAATTTGCGCTGTATTACTTTGGCGATGCTGAGGGGCCTGCAAGTGATACGGTGCTGGAGCAAGTGCAGTTAGCCCCGACGATGTTGTCGCTGATGGGCGTCGATGTGCCTGACACCATGAAGGGTGGGGTGTTTTTGGGGTGA
- a CDS encoding ABC transporter ATP-binding protein produces MSELLVKVRDLKIGATVYPPNAKPHDIEIVHGVSFDLDKGKVLGLIGESGAGKSTIGLSAMAYGRGGVKITGGEVWVNGVDILKHGIGELRKLRGADVTYVSQSAAASFNPAKRIMEQVVEAAVSQGKFSRKEAEARAVELFRKLGLPDPDTIGSRYPHQVSGGQLQRCMTALALCPEPDLVVFDEPTTALDVTTQIDVLQAIKAAIRDTGVAAIYITHDLAVVAQVSDDIMVLKMGETVEYGPVEQIINNPQEDYTKALVSVRSIDHEEKQPTPEPVLTVNGVTARYSGTTSDVLSDINVELHPGQTLAVVGESGSGKSTLARVITGLLPPKAGSIEFAGRTLSPDLAQRSKEDLRELQMIYQMADVAMNPRQTVGTIIGRPLEFYFGMRGAEKRKRVKELLDEIEMGDGFIDRYPAELSGGQKQRVCIARSLAAKPKLIICDEVTSALDPLVADGILKLLLDLQKREGVAYLFITHDLATVKAIADSIAVMYQGQVVRYGPKSEVLSPPFDDYTDLLLSSVPEMKLGWLEDVIAHRKMESAGN; encoded by the coding sequence ATGAGCGAATTGCTGGTTAAAGTGCGCGATCTGAAGATTGGCGCGACGGTGTATCCGCCGAATGCCAAACCGCATGATATTGAGATCGTGCATGGTGTTTCGTTTGATTTGGACAAGGGCAAGGTGCTGGGTCTGATTGGGGAATCTGGTGCGGGGAAATCCACCATCGGATTGTCTGCCATGGCTTATGGTCGGGGTGGCGTGAAAATCACGGGCGGTGAGGTTTGGGTCAACGGTGTTGATATCCTCAAGCATGGGATCGGTGAATTGCGTAAGTTGCGCGGGGCCGATGTGACCTATGTAAGCCAGTCGGCGGCGGCGTCGTTCAACCCTGCAAAACGGATAATGGAGCAGGTGGTTGAGGCGGCAGTGTCCCAAGGCAAGTTCAGCCGCAAAGAAGCCGAAGCACGCGCGGTGGAGTTGTTCCGCAAGCTGGGCCTGCCTGATCCTGACACAATCGGATCGCGTTATCCCCATCAGGTGTCTGGAGGGCAGCTGCAGCGGTGTATGACGGCGCTGGCGCTGTGTCCTGAACCTGATCTTGTGGTGTTTGACGAGCCGACGACGGCGCTGGATGTGACGACGCAGATTGATGTGTTGCAGGCGATCAAAGCAGCCATTCGCGACACGGGCGTGGCGGCGATTTACATCACCCACGATCTGGCTGTGGTGGCGCAGGTGAGCGATGATATTATGGTGCTGAAAATGGGCGAGACCGTGGAATACGGGCCTGTGGAGCAGATCATCAACAACCCGCAGGAAGACTACACCAAGGCGCTGGTGTCGGTGCGATCCATTGATCACGAAGAAAAGCAGCCAACGCCAGAGCCTGTGCTGACGGTGAACGGGGTGACCGCGCGGTATTCTGGCACCACGTCCGATGTTTTGAGTGATATCAATGTGGAGTTGCACCCAGGCCAAACCCTTGCGGTTGTGGGGGAAAGTGGGTCGGGGAAATCGACGCTGGCCCGTGTGATTACAGGGCTGTTGCCGCCAAAAGCAGGGTCGATTGAGTTTGCGGGGCGTACGCTTTCACCCGACCTGGCGCAGCGCAGCAAAGAAGATTTGCGCGAATTGCAGATGATCTACCAAATGGCGGATGTGGCGATGAACCCGCGCCAAACCGTTGGCACGATCATTGGACGGCCGCTGGAGTTTTATTTCGGGATGCGGGGTGCGGAAAAACGCAAACGCGTGAAAGAGCTGCTCGACGAGATTGAGATGGGGGATGGGTTCATTGATCGTTATCCTGCGGAACTGTCGGGAGGACAAAAACAACGGGTGTGTATCGCGCGGTCGTTGGCGGCGAAACCAAAGCTGATTATTTGTGACGAGGTGACGAGCGCGCTTGATCCCTTAGTCGCAGATGGGATTTTGAAGCTGTTGCTGGACCTGCAAAAGCGCGAGGGTGTGGCGTATTTGTTTATCACCCATGATCTGGCGACAGTGAAAGCCATCGCGGACAGTATTGCGGTGATGTATCAAGGGCAGGTGGTGCGTTACGGGCCAAAGTCCGAAGTGCTGTCGCCGCCGTTTGATGACTATACCGATTTGCTGTTGTCTTCGGTGCCAGAGATGAAGCTCGGCTGGTTGGAAGACGTGATCGCGCATCGCAAGATGGAGAGTGCGGGGAACTGA
- a CDS encoding ABC transporter permease translates to MRIPLSAMIGLFFTSVYFFIAIFAPWIAPYGLTESVGDVWEPMSREHWLGTDNIGRDLLSRMIYGGRTTIWIATAATILSFTLGSILGFFAAVIGGWVDQAISRFVDLIMSMPSLIFALVVLSVMPVTMFVLILLMGLLDSTRVFRLSRAVALDITVMDYVEAARLRGEGRAWIIFREILPNALSPLVAEMGLRFIFMVLFVSTLSFLGLGVQPPQADWGGIARENGQGIVYAVPAALMPAIAIATLAISVNLVADWVLNRTTSLKGGRG, encoded by the coding sequence ATGAGAATTCCATTGAGTGCCATGATCGGGCTGTTTTTCACCTCGGTCTATTTCTTTATCGCGATTTTCGCGCCGTGGATCGCGCCCTATGGGCTGACGGAATCTGTGGGCGATGTGTGGGAGCCGATGAGCCGTGAACATTGGCTTGGGACCGACAACATTGGCCGTGATTTGCTGAGCCGTATGATTTACGGCGGACGGACAACGATCTGGATTGCCACTGCGGCGACGATCCTATCGTTTACGCTGGGGTCGATCCTTGGGTTTTTTGCAGCCGTGATTGGCGGCTGGGTGGATCAGGCAATTTCGCGATTTGTGGATTTGATCATGTCGATGCCAAGCCTTATTTTTGCGTTGGTGGTTTTGTCGGTGATGCCTGTGACGATGTTTGTGCTGATCCTGTTGATGGGACTGCTCGACAGTACGCGGGTGTTTCGTTTGAGCCGTGCGGTTGCGCTTGATATTACGGTGATGGACTACGTGGAGGCCGCGCGGTTGCGCGGCGAAGGGCGTGCATGGATTATCTTCCGAGAGATCCTGCCAAATGCGCTGTCGCCGCTGGTGGCCGAAATGGGCCTGCGGTTTATCTTTATGGTGCTGTTTGTGTCCACACTGTCGTTCCTTGGGCTTGGGGTGCAACCCCCGCAGGCTGACTGGGGCGGCATTGCACGTGAGAACGGGCAGGGGATTGTGTATGCGGTTCCTGCGGCGCTGATGCCTGCCATTGCGATTGCAACGCTGGCGATTTCTGTGAACCTTGTGGCGGATTGGGTGTTGAACCGAACCACCAGTTTGAAAGGGGGACGGGGATGA
- a CDS encoding ABC transporter permease — MHPIVKLVVQRVALSLLLLLAASVMIFIGTQILPGDVAQSVLGQSATPESLANLRAELGLNDPPVQRYFSWLFAALQGDLGTALTNGRDIGESLGTRLGNTLFLAFWAAIVAVPLAIFLGLLAVRYQNRWPDRLISGVTLTSISIPEFLIGYVVMYFVAVKLGWFSSVAMINDSMTLGAKLNAIALPVFVLTLVVLAHMMRMTRAAILNVMQSAYIETAELKGLSMFTIIRKHAFPNAIAPIVNVVMINLAYLVVGVVVVEVVFVYPGMGQYLVDHVAKRDVPVVQACGLIFAAVYIGLNLIADLVSILTNPRLRHPK, encoded by the coding sequence ATGCATCCTATTGTAAAACTGGTGGTTCAGCGCGTTGCGCTGAGCCTCCTATTGCTTCTTGCGGCGTCGGTGATGATTTTCATTGGCACGCAAATTTTGCCAGGTGATGTGGCGCAGTCCGTTTTGGGACAGTCGGCAACACCTGAATCCCTTGCCAATTTACGGGCCGAGTTGGGTCTGAACGATCCGCCTGTGCAGCGGTATTTCAGTTGGTTGTTCGCAGCATTACAAGGGGACCTTGGCACGGCGCTGACCAATGGGCGCGACATTGGCGAGAGTTTGGGGACGCGGTTGGGCAACACGCTGTTCCTCGCGTTCTGGGCGGCAATTGTTGCCGTACCATTGGCAATTTTTCTGGGCCTGTTGGCGGTGCGCTATCAGAACCGTTGGCCTGATAGGCTGATTTCGGGGGTGACGTTGACGTCCATTTCCATCCCTGAGTTCCTGATCGGCTATGTTGTGATGTATTTTGTAGCGGTGAAGCTGGGCTGGTTTTCATCTGTTGCGATGATCAATGACAGTATGACGCTGGGCGCAAAGTTGAATGCGATTGCCCTGCCTGTGTTTGTTTTAACGCTAGTTGTTCTGGCGCATATGATGCGCATGACGCGGGCGGCGATTTTGAACGTGATGCAGTCGGCGTATATTGAAACGGCGGAGCTGAAGGGCCTGTCAATGTTTACCATTATCCGCAAACACGCGTTTCCAAACGCGATTGCGCCGATTGTGAATGTTGTGATGATCAACCTTGCCTATTTGGTGGTGGGTGTTGTCGTGGTTGAGGTGGTCTTTGTGTATCCAGGAATGGGGCAATACTTGGTGGATCACGTGGCCAAGCGGGATGTGCCCGTTGTGCAAGCCTGTGGTTTGATCTTTGCTGCCGTTTACATCGGGCTGAACCTGATTGCGGATCTGGTGTCTATCTTAACCAATCCAAGACTGAGGCATCCAAAATGA
- a CDS encoding ABC transporter substrate-binding protein: protein MSNELSYLAKKAAKGLVSRREFLGRAGALGVSAGVASTMFADATNAAAHKKGGHLVQGLGGGESTNTLDPALTASSVPFLNLRLFGDTLLGVDQNGELDMRLAESFEASDDAQTWRFKIRKGVEFHNGKTMTPDDVLKTMQRHSNDESKSGALGIMKGIDEMSVDGDNLVMKLTAPSADLPYLIADYHLIVQPMGGMENAADGVGTGPYMLEADEPGVRHLWKANPNYWREDGGATYDSTEVLVINDATARTAALQSGQVHMINRVDPKVANLIDRAPGVSIKNVAGRGHYVFIMHADTAPFDNNELRMALKHAINRTDMVDKILRGYGSVGNDMPINKAYPLFDESIPQREYDAAKAAEHYKKSGHDGSPIILRVADGAFPGAVDAAALFQESARAAGIPLEIKREPNDGYWSEVWNKQPFCASYWGGRPVQDQMYSTAYLSTADWNDTRFKNPEFDALLNQAKGELDNDKRKALYSQMGYMVRDTGGLICPMFNDFVDAVSDKVVGYEGDPNAELMNGFAAMRTHFA, encoded by the coding sequence ATGAGCAATGAACTGTCGTATTTGGCGAAGAAGGCTGCGAAGGGTCTGGTGTCGCGTCGTGAATTTTTAGGTCGTGCAGGGGCGCTGGGCGTGTCTGCGGGTGTGGCCAGCACGATGTTTGCGGACGCTACGAACGCAGCGGCACACAAAAAGGGTGGGCATCTGGTTCAAGGTCTGGGCGGTGGTGAGAGCACCAATACGCTGGATCCTGCGTTGACTGCGTCTTCTGTACCGTTTTTGAACCTACGTTTGTTTGGTGACACGCTGCTGGGTGTGGATCAGAATGGCGAATTGGACATGCGTTTGGCCGAGAGCTTTGAGGCCAGCGACGATGCGCAAACATGGCGCTTTAAGATCCGCAAGGGTGTTGAGTTCCACAACGGTAAGACAATGACACCTGATGATGTGCTGAAGACAATGCAGCGCCATTCAAATGACGAGTCTAAATCTGGGGCGCTGGGCATCATGAAAGGCATCGATGAGATGTCTGTGGATGGTGACAATCTGGTGATGAAGCTGACGGCGCCAAGTGCGGATTTGCCGTACCTGATCGCGGACTATCACCTGATCGTGCAGCCAATGGGCGGCATGGAAAATGCGGCTGATGGTGTTGGCACGGGGCCATATATGCTGGAAGCAGACGAGCCTGGTGTCCGCCATTTGTGGAAAGCGAACCCGAATTACTGGCGTGAAGACGGTGGTGCCACATACGACAGTACCGAAGTATTGGTGATCAATGATGCAACAGCGCGGACAGCGGCGTTGCAATCTGGTCAGGTTCACATGATCAACCGTGTTGATCCGAAGGTTGCAAACCTGATTGACCGTGCGCCAGGCGTATCCATTAAAAACGTAGCGGGTCGTGGGCATTATGTATTCATCATGCATGCGGACACTGCGCCGTTTGACAACAACGAACTGCGTATGGCGCTGAAACATGCGATCAACCGCACGGATATGGTGGATAAAATCCTGCGCGGCTATGGCTCTGTCGGGAATGATATGCCGATCAACAAAGCCTATCCGTTGTTCGATGAGAGCATTCCACAACGTGAATACGATGCGGCGAAAGCGGCAGAGCACTACAAGAAATCAGGCCATGATGGGTCTCCGATCATTCTGCGTGTTGCTGATGGTGCCTTCCCAGGGGCCGTTGATGCGGCGGCGTTGTTCCAAGAAAGCGCGCGTGCAGCGGGCATTCCGCTCGAGATCAAGCGTGAGCCGAACGATGGGTACTGGTCTGAAGTGTGGAACAAACAGCCGTTCTGTGCGTCCTATTGGGGTGGCCGTCCGGTCCAAGACCAGATGTATTCGACCGCGTATCTGTCCACAGCGGATTGGAACGACACACGCTTTAAGAACCCAGAGTTCGATGCGTTGCTGAACCAAGCCAAAGGCGAGTTGGACAACGACAAACGCAAAGCGTTGTATTCGCAAATGGGTTACATGGTGCGCGACACTGGCGGCCTGATTTGCCCAATGTTCAACGACTTTGTGGATGCGGTATCTGACAAAGTGGTTGGCTATGAAGGCGATCCGAATGCGGAGCTGATGAACGGCTTTGCGGCGATGCGTACACATTTCGCGTAA
- a CDS encoding ABC transporter substrate-binding protein, whose product MTFRSAIKSLSLGIGISLAASAAIAGGHCAAGKTFTDGKLTIATGNPAYFPWVMDNDPASGQGFEAAVAYAVAAAMGFDKADVVWTSASFDQSIQPGDKEFDFNLQQFSITADREKVVDFSEPYYSAAMAVLTRKGVVEAGATADLASLKTLKWGADANTTGATMLANLIAPDSDPLLYNDNNDVVAAMKANQIDAALFDLPTALYLSAVVLDDGAMLGQFPADRSENPDQFGLLMSEGNPIKACVDEALKAIKADGTLAKIEAQWLAETTGVPVIK is encoded by the coding sequence ATGACCTTTCGTTCTGCTATCAAATCATTGTCCCTTGGCATCGGCATCTCGCTTGCCGCCTCTGCGGCCATCGCGGGCGGGCACTGCGCCGCTGGCAAAACCTTCACAGATGGCAAGCTGACCATCGCCACTGGCAACCCTGCCTATTTTCCTTGGGTGATGGACAACGACCCCGCCTCTGGCCAAGGATTCGAGGCAGCAGTGGCCTACGCCGTTGCTGCCGCCATGGGCTTTGACAAGGCCGATGTGGTCTGGACCTCTGCCTCTTTTGACCAATCCATTCAGCCCGGCGACAAAGAATTCGATTTCAACCTGCAACAATTCTCGATCACCGCAGACCGTGAAAAAGTTGTCGATTTCTCCGAACCCTACTACTCCGCCGCTATGGCCGTTCTCACCCGCAAAGGCGTGGTTGAGGCAGGGGCCACCGCCGATCTGGCCAGTCTGAAAACCCTCAAATGGGGTGCAGATGCCAACACCACGGGCGCGACCATGCTTGCCAACCTGATCGCACCAGACTCAGACCCGCTTTTGTACAACGATAACAACGATGTAGTCGCCGCCATGAAGGCCAATCAAATCGACGCAGCTCTCTTTGATCTACCAACCGCACTTTACCTCTCTGCCGTGGTTTTGGATGACGGCGCCATGCTGGGCCAATTCCCCGCTGACCGCTCCGAAAACCCCGATCAATTCGGCCTGTTGATGTCCGAAGGCAACCCGATCAAAGCCTGCGTAGATGAGGCCCTCAAAGCGATCAAAGCAGATGGAACCCTCGCCAAGATCGAAGCCCAGTGGCTTGCAGAAACCACAGGCGTGCCAGTCATCAAATAA